One genomic region from Bubalus bubalis isolate 160015118507 breed Murrah chromosome 12, NDDB_SH_1, whole genome shotgun sequence encodes:
- the TMEM214 gene encoding transmembrane protein 214 yields MAAKTAGGGRWEVVKKGRRPGAGGSGKGGGGDRRALGEANGVWKYDLTPPIQTTSTLYERGFEKIMKRQNKEQVPPPAVEPKKPGNKKQAKKVATLTNQNQKQGRFRSLEEALKALDLADLQKELDKSQSVFSGNPSVWLKDLASYLNYKLQVPPSEPTLSQHPHDYPYSLVSRELRGIIRGLLAKAAGSLELFFDHCLFTMLQELDKTPGESLHGYRICIQAILQDKPKIVTTNLGKFLELLRSHQSRPSKCLTIMWALGQAGFTNLTEGLRVWLGIMLPVLGIKSLSPFAIAYLDRLLLMHPNLTKGFGMIGPKDLFPLLDFAYMPNNSLTPSLQEQLCQLYPRLKVLAFGAKPESTLHTYFPSFLSRATPGCPPEMKKELLRSLTECLMVDPLSTSVWRQLYPKHLSQSSLLLEHLLRSWERIPKKTQKSLQETIQSFKLTNQDLLRKGSGSNQDVVTCDSACKSLLQQARGFRLPWTRLLLLVLVFAIGFLCHDFRSHSSFQASLSGQLLQSSGVLPAGQQACTKIYSYSLQGYSWLEKTLPAWGSHLLTVVRPGLQLVWAHTNATVGFLSAHCASHLAWFGDSLANLFQRLQTQLPDTLNQLLRSLRELLLFLYHSILLPTWHMLLEALAQIQEHCHKACRGEVTWECMKTQLSEAAHWTWLRLQDTTVAFLDWALAMISQQ; encoded by the exons ATGGCGGCGAAGACTGCGGGTGGGGGGCgctgggaggtggtgaagaaGGGGCGGCGGCCTGGGGCCGGCGGCAGTGGTAAAGGCGGCGGAGGGGACCGCCGGGCGCTCGGGGAGGCGAACGGAGTGTGGAAGTACGACCTGACCC CTCCAATCCAGACGACAAGCACCCTGTATGAGCGGGGCTTTGAGAAAATCATGAAGCGGCAGAATAAGGAGCAGGTTCCACCTCCTGCTGTGGAGCCTAAGAAACCGGGGAACAAGAAGCAGGCTAAGAAGGTGGCGACCCTCACCAACCAGAACCAGAAGCAGGGCCGCTTTCGCAGCCTGGAGGAGGCACTGAAAGCT CTGGACCTGGCAGATCTGCAGAAGGAACTGGACAAGAGCCAGAGTGTGTTCTCTGGAAACCCATCCGTGTGGTTGAAGGACCTGGCCAGCTATCTCAACTACAAGCTCCAAGTACCTCCGAGTGAACCCACACTTAGCCAGCATCCTCACG ATTATCCCTACAGCCTGGTGAGCCGGGAGCTGCGTGGCATCATCCGAGGGCTATTGGCGAAGGCTGCGGGATCCCTGGAGCTCTTTTTCGACCATTGTCTATTCACCATGCTACAAGAACTGGATAAGACTCCAG GGGAGTCACTGCACGGTTACCGCATCTGTATCCAGGCCATTCTGCAAGACAAGCCCAAGATTGTCACCACGAACCTAGGCAAG TTCCTGGAACTGCTGAGGTCCCACCAGAGCCGACCATCCAAGTGTCTGACTATCATGTGGGCCCTGGGTCAAGCAGGTTTTACCAACCTCACCGAGGGACTGAGAG TGTGGCTGGGGATTATGCTACCTGTGCTGGGCATCAAGTCTCTGTCTCCCTTCGCCATTGCATACCTGGATCGGCTGCTCCT GATGCACCCCAACCTCACCAAGGGCTTTGGCATGATTGGCCCCAAGGACCTCTTCCCACTTCTGGACTTTGCCTATATGCCCAACAACTCCTTGACTCCCAG CCTGCAGGAGCAGCTATGTCAGCTGTACCCACGACTGAAGGTGCTGGCATTTGGGGCAAAGCCGGAATCCACGCTGCATACCTACTTCCCCTCCTTCCTGTCCAGAGCCACCCCTGGCTGCCCTCCGGAGATGAAGAAAGAG CTCCTGAGAAGCCTGACCGAGTGCCTGATGGTGGACCCCCTCAGCACCAGTGTCTGGCGGCAGCTCTACCCCAAGCACCTGTCACAGTCCAG CCTGCTGCTGGAACACCTGCTCAGGTCCTGGGAGCGTATTCCCAAGAAG ACGCAGAAGTCATTGCAAGAAACCATTCAGTCCTTCAAGCTTACCAACCAGGATCTGCTGAGGAAGGGCAGCGGCAGCAATCAGGATGTTGTCACCTGCGACTCGGCCTGCAAG aGTCTGTTGCAGCAGGCTCGGGGCTTCCGGTTGCCCTGGACACGGCTACTTCTGTTGGTGCTGGTCTTTGCCATAGGTTTCCTGTGCCATGACTTCCGGTCACACAGCTCTTTCCAGG CCTCCCTTTCTGGCCAGCTGCTTCAGTCATCTGGTGTCTTGCCTGCTGGCCAACAAGCATGCACCAAGATCTACTCCTatagcctgcagggctacag CTGGCTGGAGAAGACATTGCCAGCCTGGGGCTCCCACCTGCTGACTGTGGTGAGGCCTGGCTTGCAGCTGGTCTGGGCCCACACCAATGCCACCGTCGGCTTCCTTTCTGCCCACTGTGCCTCACACCTTGCCTGGTTCGGTGACAGCCTCGCCAACCTCTTCCAGAGG CTACAGACCCAGCTCCCTGACACTCTGAACCAGCTGCTCCGGTCTCTGAGGGAGCTGCTCCTGTTTCTTTATCACAGCATCCTGCTGCCTACGTGGCACATGCTGCTTGAGGCCCTGGCCCAGATCCAGGAGCACTGCCACAAGGCATGCAG AGGCGAGGTGACTTGGGAGTGCATGAAGACACAGCTCAGTGAGGCTGCTCACTGGACCTGGCTCAGACTACAGGACACCACAGTGGCTTTCTTGGACTGGGCACTTGCCATGATATCCCAGCAGTAG
- the MAPRE3 gene encoding microtubule-associated protein RP/EB family member 3 isoform X1 has protein sequence MAVNVYSTSVTSENLSRHDMLAWVNDSLHLNYTKIEQLCSGAAYCQFMDMLFPGCVHLRKVKFQAKLEHEYIHNFKVLQAAFKKMGVDKIIPVEKLVKGKFQDNFEFIQWFKKFFDANYDGKDYNPLLARQGQDVAPPPNPVPQRTSPTGPKNMQTSGRLSNVAPPCILRKNPPSARNGGHETDAQILELNQQLLDLKLMVDGLEKERDFYFSKLRDIELICQEHESENSPVISGIIGILYATEEGFAPPEDDEIEEHQQEDQDEY, from the exons ATGGCCGTCAATGTGTACTCCACATCTGTGACCAGTGAGAATCTGAGTCGCCATGATATGCTTGCATGGGTCAACGACTCCCTGCACCTCAACTATACCAAGATAGAACAGCTCTGCTCAG GGGCAGCCTACTGCCAGTTCATGGACATGCTCTTCCCTGGCTGTGTGCACTTGAGGAAGGTGAAGTTCCAGGCCAAGCTAGAGCACGAATACATCCACAACTTCAAGGTGCTGCAAGCAGCTTTCAAGAAGATGGGTGTTGACAAG ATCATTCCTGTAGAGAAATTAGTGAAAggaaaattccaagataattttgAGTTTATTCAGTGGTTTAAGAAATTCTTTGACGCAAACTATGATGGAAAGGATTACAACCCTCTGCTGGCGCGGCAGGGCCAGGACGTAGCACCACCTCCTAACCCAG TTCCACAGAGGACATCACCCACAGGCCCCAAAAATATGCAGACCTCCGGCCGGCTGAGCAACGTGGCTCCTCCCTGTATCCTCCGGAAGAATCCTCCGTCAGCCCGAAATGGTGGCCACGAGACCGATGCCCAGATTCTTGAGCTCAACCAGCAG CTACTGGATTTGAAGCTAATGGTGGATGGCCTGGAGAAGGAGCGCGACTTCTACTTCAGCAAACTTCGAGACATTGAGCTCATCTGCCAGGAACACGAAAGTGAGAACAGCCCCGTTATCTCGGGCATCATTGGCATCCTCTATGCCACCGAG GAAGGATTTGCACCCCCTGAGGACGATGAGATTGAGGAACACCAACAGGAAGACCAGGACGAGTACTGA
- the MAPRE3 gene encoding microtubule-associated protein RP/EB family member 3 isoform X2 produces MAVNVYSTSVTSENLSRHDMLAWVNDSLHLNYTKIEQLCSGAAYCQFMDMLFPGCVHLRKVKFQAKLEHEYIHNFKVLQAAFKKMGVDKIIPVEKLVKGKFQDNFEFIQWFKKFFDANYDGKDYNPLLARQGQDVAPPPNPGDQIFNKSKKLIGTAVPQRTSPTGPKNMQTSGRLSNVAPPCILRKNPPSARNGGHETDAQILELNQQLLDLKLMVDGLEKERDFYFSKLRDIELICQEHESENSPVISGIIGILYATEEGFAPPEDDEIEEHQQEDQDEY; encoded by the exons ATGGCCGTCAATGTGTACTCCACATCTGTGACCAGTGAGAATCTGAGTCGCCATGATATGCTTGCATGGGTCAACGACTCCCTGCACCTCAACTATACCAAGATAGAACAGCTCTGCTCAG GGGCAGCCTACTGCCAGTTCATGGACATGCTCTTCCCTGGCTGTGTGCACTTGAGGAAGGTGAAGTTCCAGGCCAAGCTAGAGCACGAATACATCCACAACTTCAAGGTGCTGCAAGCAGCTTTCAAGAAGATGGGTGTTGACAAG ATCATTCCTGTAGAGAAATTAGTGAAAggaaaattccaagataattttgAGTTTATTCAGTGGTTTAAGAAATTCTTTGACGCAAACTATGATGGAAAGGATTACAACCCTCTGCTGGCGCGGCAGGGCCAGGACGTAGCACCACCTCCTAACCCAGGTGATCAGATCTTCAACAAATCCAAGAAACTCATTGGCACAGCAG TTCCACAGAGGACATCACCCACAGGCCCCAAAAATATGCAGACCTCCGGCCGGCTGAGCAACGTGGCTCCTCCCTGTATCCTCCGGAAGAATCCTCCGTCAGCCCGAAATGGTGGCCACGAGACCGATGCCCAGATTCTTGAGCTCAACCAGCAG CTACTGGATTTGAAGCTAATGGTGGATGGCCTGGAGAAGGAGCGCGACTTCTACTTCAGCAAACTTCGAGACATTGAGCTCATCTGCCAGGAACACGAAAGTGAGAACAGCCCCGTTATCTCGGGCATCATTGGCATCCTCTATGCCACCGAG GAAGGATTTGCACCCCCTGAGGACGATGAGATTGAGGAACACCAACAGGAAGACCAGGACGAGTACTGA